A DNA window from Ignavibacteriales bacterium contains the following coding sequences:
- a CDS encoding phosphoribosylaminoimidazolesuccinocarboxamide synthase, with protein MNSTAIYKTDFPTLKFVKRGKVRDIYDLGEYLLIIATDRLSAFDVVMPQPIPDKGKVLTQISNYWFEIVKDIIPNHIVVSDVNDFPKECQPYKDQLCGRSIVVKKAKPLAVECIVRGYISGSGWNEYKKSKSICGIKLPDGLVESSKLPEPIFTPSTKADVGHDENISFEEAANIIGKEEAEKVKNYTLEIYKRAAKIASEKGIIIADTKMEFGFYDEKLILIDELLTPDSSRFWSTSKYQPGTGQDSFDKQFVRDYLLSINFNKQPPGPTMPDSVIQKTSELYREALKMLTGKEVQ; from the coding sequence ATGAACTCAACAGCAATTTATAAAACCGATTTTCCAACACTGAAATTCGTTAAACGCGGCAAAGTCCGCGATATTTACGATCTAGGCGAATACTTATTAATTATTGCAACCGACCGGCTTTCGGCTTTTGATGTAGTTATGCCACAGCCGATTCCGGATAAGGGAAAAGTGCTTACACAAATTTCAAATTATTGGTTTGAAATAGTCAAAGATATCATCCCAAATCATATCGTTGTTTCGGATGTAAATGATTTCCCGAAAGAATGTCAGCCGTACAAAGATCAACTTTGTGGAAGAAGTATTGTTGTAAAAAAAGCAAAACCGTTGGCAGTTGAATGTATAGTGCGCGGTTACATCTCCGGTTCCGGATGGAATGAATACAAAAAATCGAAATCAATCTGCGGTATTAAATTACCGGACGGATTGGTGGAATCTTCTAAATTGCCAGAACCGATTTTCACGCCCTCCACAAAAGCAGATGTCGGGCATGACGAAAATATTTCTTTTGAGGAAGCCGCCAATATTATCGGGAAAGAAGAGGCGGAGAAAGTTAAAAACTACACACTCGAAATTTATAAACGCGCCGCCAAAATTGCTTCAGAAAAAGGAATCATCATTGCCGATACTAAGATGGAATTCGGATTTTATGATGAAAAATTAATTCTTATTGACGAGTTACTCACGCCCGATTCATCCCGCTTCTGGTCCACATCGAAATACCAACCCGGAACCGGACAGGATAGTTTCGATAAACAATTCGTACGCGATTATCTTCTCTCTATCAATTTCAACAAGCAGCCCCCCGGACCAACCATGCCGGATTCTGTTATTCAAAAGACATCCGAGTTGTATCGAGAAGCGTTGAAGATGTTAACAGGAAAAGAAGTTCAATAA
- a CDS encoding DUF167 domain-containing protein, with amino-acid sequence MKISVKVKPNARKNTVEQIDANNFVVCVSVPPVEGKANEKVIELLADHFGKPKRCFTILRGTTGKTKIVEIA; translated from the coding sequence GTGAAAATCAGTGTAAAAGTAAAACCCAACGCCCGTAAAAACACTGTTGAACAGATAGATGCAAACAATTTCGTTGTGTGCGTTTCCGTTCCTCCGGTAGAAGGGAAGGCAAACGAGAAAGTTATTGAATTACTTGCTGATCATTTTGGGAAACCGAAACGATGTTTTACAATCCTTCGTGGAACGACAGGGAAAACCAAAATTGTTGAAATAGCGTAG
- a CDS encoding response regulator produces MGSKPKILFVDEDSSLKRILEKILQEEGYSVEVAGDGSTAKEKLLLHDYDVAILDNNLPGKNALDVLKEINHPSVTEKVIMITAVDENELAREGKKLGVREFLAKPFDMDKVISSINRIHAFKQ; encoded by the coding sequence ATGGGATCAAAACCAAAAATTTTATTTGTAGATGAAGATTCATCGCTTAAGAGAATTTTAGAAAAAATACTTCAGGAGGAGGGATATAGCGTGGAGGTTGCCGGCGACGGCAGCACCGCAAAGGAAAAGTTATTGCTTCATGATTATGATGTAGCAATTCTGGATAACAACCTCCCCGGAAAGAATGCTTTGGATGTTTTAAAAGAAATCAACCATCCGAGTGTTACAGAAAAAGTAATCATGATAACTGCGGTAGATGAAAATGAACTTGCCCGCGAAGGAAAGAAGCTTGGCGTGCGCGAGTTCCTCGCTAAGCCGTTTGATATGGATAAAGTTATTTCATCCATCAACCGTATACACGCCTTTAAGCAGTAG
- a CDS encoding nuclear transport factor 2 family protein produces the protein MKIIGNMKLFVALIFIFTSCEILSAQPKDNPDSMNVRFILQVLSNQQKAWNDGSIAGYMEGYWKSDSLLFTSGGNIQTGWKATFEKYKKSYGSKEKMGVLNFSNLNVKLLSSESAWIFGNWELKREKDNPKGVFTLILKKFSDGWKIVHDHTSSKK, from the coding sequence ATGAAAATTATCGGAAATATGAAACTATTTGTTGCATTGATTTTTATTTTTACATCATGTGAAATTTTATCAGCCCAACCCAAGGATAATCCTGACAGCATGAATGTCCGGTTTATACTTCAAGTTCTTTCAAACCAACAGAAAGCGTGGAACGATGGAAGTATTGCCGGCTATATGGAAGGATACTGGAAATCGGATAGTTTGCTTTTCACAAGCGGCGGAAACATTCAGACCGGTTGGAAAGCAACTTTCGAAAAATACAAAAAGAGCTATGGTTCAAAAGAAAAAATGGGTGTTTTGAATTTCTCGAATTTAAATGTAAAATTACTTTCATCAGAATCTGCCTGGATTTTCGGTAACTGGGAATTGAAAAGAGAAAAAGATAATCCCAAAGGAGTATTTACTCTCATTCTTAAAAAGTTTAGTGACGGATGGAAGATTGTACATGACCATACGTCAAGTAAAAAGTAA
- a CDS encoding ATP-dependent 6-phosphofructokinase, whose amino-acid sequence MSITLKRVGILTGGGDCPGLNAVIRSIAKPAMSYFNSHVIGILDGFEGFVEGRMRELTKLDVTGIINLGGTILGTSNKGDPFHYPRETSNGVSITDCSDMVLDSYRQWGLDALIAIGGDGTMNIAHKLAQMGMNIVGVPKTIDNDLEATDITFGHDSALQVATEAIDRLQTTASSHHRVIVIEVMGRYAGWIALGAGLAGGADVILIPEIPFKWESIFNFVWKRSKGARYSIICVAEGAKPVNGDIVIKEKDLKRTDPIRLGGIGELVAARIEEETKLETRVTVLGHVQRGGSPSAFDRILGTRFGSMALQAASRGEFGTMVSLRGRDVVTVKLEDAIRKQRLVSPESQHVLAARAVGVCFGD is encoded by the coding sequence ATGTCGATTACTTTGAAGCGAGTTGGAATACTGACAGGTGGCGGAGATTGCCCCGGATTGAACGCGGTCATCCGCAGTATCGCGAAACCGGCGATGTCGTATTTTAATTCGCATGTTATAGGTATTTTAGACGGATTTGAAGGATTTGTTGAAGGACGTATGCGAGAGCTGACTAAACTCGATGTTACGGGAATTATCAACCTCGGAGGAACAATTTTAGGAACTTCAAATAAAGGAGATCCATTTCATTATCCCCGCGAAACATCGAATGGCGTTTCGATAACCGATTGTTCCGATATGGTACTCGACAGTTACCGACAATGGGGGCTTGACGCTCTGATCGCTATTGGCGGCGACGGTACAATGAATATCGCTCATAAACTCGCGCAAATGGGAATGAACATTGTCGGTGTTCCCAAGACCATCGATAACGACTTAGAGGCAACCGATATTACATTCGGGCATGATTCCGCTCTTCAGGTTGCAACAGAAGCAATCGACAGGTTGCAGACAACTGCATCTTCACATCATCGGGTTATTGTTATAGAAGTGATGGGTAGATATGCGGGTTGGATCGCATTGGGAGCAGGTTTAGCCGGCGGTGCGGATGTAATTTTAATTCCTGAAATTCCATTCAAGTGGGAATCAATTTTTAATTTTGTTTGGAAACGAAGTAAAGGCGCGCGCTACAGCATCATTTGCGTTGCCGAGGGGGCAAAACCGGTTAACGGTGATATAGTTATAAAAGAAAAAGATTTAAAACGAACCGATCCGATCAGGTTAGGCGGTATCGGCGAACTGGTTGCGGCGCGAATAGAGGAAGAGACAAAGTTAGAGACTCGCGTTACCGTGTTGGGGCACGTTCAGCGCGGCGGCAGTCCGTCGGCATTTGACAGGATACTGGGTACAAGATTCGGCTCCATGGCATTACAGGCGGCTTCGCGTGGTGAATTCGGTACTATGGTTAGCTTACGCGGTCGCGATGTTGTAACGGTGAAATTAGAAGATGCAATCCGTAAACAGCGGCTTGTTTCTCCGGAATCCCAGCACGTTCTTGCGGCGCGGGCTGTGGGAGTTTGTTTCGGAGATTGA
- a CDS encoding leucyl/phenylalanyl-tRNA--protein transferase: MIEPEFLLGAYGAGYFPMAESRSGEIGWYSPDPRAIIPLDGLKISRSLRQVLKKKIFEVKMNSSFEVVMRRCAERDDTWISEEIIRSYLELHRLGFAHSVETWKDKMLVGGLYGVTLGAAFFGESMFRRVKDSSKIALVYLVERLKTKKFRLLDTQYITPHLSRLGAIEIPRDEYLSLLKNSVKLKRSFVD, from the coding sequence ATTATTGAACCTGAATTTCTGCTTGGTGCATACGGCGCAGGTTATTTTCCGATGGCGGAATCGAGGAGCGGTGAAATCGGCTGGTACTCTCCGGATCCACGTGCAATTATACCGCTTGATGGATTGAAAATATCGAGGAGCTTACGACAGGTTTTAAAGAAAAAAATATTTGAAGTGAAAATGAATAGTTCTTTTGAAGTTGTAATGCGACGCTGTGCTGAAAGAGACGATACCTGGATATCGGAAGAAATTATTAGAAGCTATCTTGAACTTCACCGGCTTGGCTTCGCACACAGCGTTGAAACCTGGAAAGATAAAATGTTGGTCGGCGGATTGTACGGTGTTACGTTGGGGGCAGCGTTCTTCGGTGAATCAATGTTCAGGAGGGTGAAAGATTCTTCCAAAATCGCGCTTGTCTATCTTGTGGAAAGATTGAAGACAAAAAAATTCCGTCTTTTAGATACACAATACATCACGCCGCATCTTTCAAGATTAGGTGCAATTGAAATTCCTCGTGATGAATATCTCTCTTTATTAAAAAATTCTGTCAAACTTAAACGCTCTTTTGTTGATTGA
- a CDS encoding carbohydrate binding family 9 domain-containing protein has translation MNRLVIIFLILAPLTSFSAEKSLNLKKTNIAPNVDGAIDPLWSEVDSLNDFVQFQPYNGKAPTQKTTAKVLTTEDALYCLMVCVGDNSKTQINTGVLDNYGGDMVSIMLDTFGDKRTAYKFAVNAAGVRGDCRLLDDARNRDYSWDGVWFAASKVYDWGFVVEMEIPYRSIQYNEQLNEWGLDFDRWIPDGTEDIYWNQYEENEGQRISKFGKMVFDNFKPSVKGLNLEIYPVGIAKATYLHDNKYKIDPNAGIDIFYNPSQALTFQLTGNPDFAQIEADPYEFNISRYETYFSERRPFFTQGNEVFTPSGRQRNSGFYQPIELFYSRRIGKKLSDGSEVPLIVGSKVFGRLDDFEYGGFVAMTNEKEYKNDETFQKEDKAYFALGRIKKQILENSSLGILVAAKHSAENDNGFIDVDGAFRGSDWQFAYQFAESFNDKQGGFAASAGGTISKENWFTGIKGRAISQKFNVDQVGFVPWKGTAQLVALSGPRWYYEDGTIRQIMIYGGGFYGYEDADKAPDYAGLIGYNMQFRSNWGFEINFNQGKSKDSDIKYNSTSINFSTWFNTSPTWNGNIWGGYEKTYNFNRGYLSFYSWLGSEFGWLPFNVLGIGSSVNMFIEGSPSNDIQDITYNTRPYLSFTPINDLSIRCYFDNVFVRSTDRFQQLIAGFLLSYNFLPKSWIYLAINDVQDRRDEFDSTLNLLPNRMHTTNRAGVLKVKYLYYF, from the coding sequence ATGAATCGATTGGTAATCATTTTTTTGATATTAGCACCGTTAACTTCGTTCTCGGCTGAAAAATCTTTAAATCTAAAAAAAACAAACATTGCACCAAACGTTGATGGAGCGATAGACCCTTTGTGGTCTGAAGTTGACTCATTGAACGATTTTGTTCAATTTCAACCTTATAACGGTAAAGCACCGACACAAAAAACCACTGCGAAGGTATTAACAACCGAAGATGCACTGTATTGTCTTATGGTGTGTGTCGGCGATAATTCCAAAACCCAGATCAATACAGGTGTGCTCGATAATTACGGTGGCGATATGGTTTCGATCATGCTGGATACTTTCGGTGATAAACGAACGGCATATAAATTCGCAGTTAACGCGGCGGGTGTACGCGGCGACTGCCGGCTTTTAGATGATGCACGGAACCGCGATTATAGCTGGGACGGTGTTTGGTTTGCCGCAAGTAAAGTGTACGACTGGGGATTTGTTGTTGAGATGGAAATTCCTTACCGGTCGATTCAATACAATGAACAATTGAATGAGTGGGGTTTGGATTTTGACAGATGGATTCCTGACGGCACGGAGGATATTTACTGGAATCAGTATGAAGAGAATGAAGGACAACGTATTTCCAAATTCGGTAAAATGGTTTTCGATAATTTCAAGCCGAGTGTAAAAGGATTGAATTTAGAAATCTATCCGGTCGGAATTGCAAAGGCAACTTATCTTCACGACAATAAATATAAGATCGATCCCAATGCAGGGATAGACATCTTCTATAATCCATCCCAGGCGCTTACGTTCCAGCTCACAGGCAATCCTGATTTCGCACAGATCGAAGCCGATCCGTACGAATTCAACATCTCGCGATACGAAACATATTTTTCCGAAAGAAGACCGTTCTTCACGCAGGGGAATGAGGTCTTCACGCCATCGGGCAGACAACGCAATTCCGGATTTTACCAACCGATAGAATTATTTTATTCGCGCAGGATTGGAAAGAAACTTTCGGATGGCTCCGAAGTACCGCTTATTGTCGGCTCAAAAGTTTTTGGCCGCCTCGATGATTTTGAATACGGTGGCTTTGTTGCAATGACGAATGAAAAGGAATATAAAAATGACGAAACATTTCAAAAGGAAGATAAAGCATACTTCGCGCTTGGGAGAATAAAAAAACAGATATTAGAAAATTCTTCTCTTGGAATTTTGGTGGCGGCAAAACACTCGGCAGAAAATGATAACGGTTTCATCGATGTTGATGGCGCATTTCGCGGTTCCGATTGGCAGTTCGCTTATCAATTTGCCGAGTCATTCAACGATAAGCAGGGTGGTTTTGCCGCATCGGCGGGCGGAACAATTTCAAAAGAGAATTGGTTTACGGGTATAAAAGGAAGAGCGATCTCACAAAAATTCAATGTCGATCAGGTGGGATTCGTTCCATGGAAAGGTACGGCACAATTGGTTGCACTTTCAGGACCGCGCTGGTATTATGAAGATGGAACAATTCGTCAAATAATGATTTACGGCGGTGGATTTTATGGATATGAAGACGCCGATAAAGCGCCCGACTACGCCGGTTTGATCGGCTACAATATGCAATTCCGTTCGAACTGGGGTTTTGAGATTAATTTCAATCAAGGAAAATCAAAAGACAGCGATATAAAATATAACTCCACTTCAATTAATTTTTCAACATGGTTCAATACATCACCGACCTGGAACGGAAATATTTGGGGTGGATACGAGAAGACATATAATTTCAATCGTGGATATTTATCTTTTTATTCCTGGCTTGGTAGCGAATTCGGCTGGCTTCCTTTCAATGTTTTAGGTATCGGAAGTTCCGTCAATATGTTTATCGAAGGAAGTCCGTCTAACGATATTCAAGATATAACTTACAATACAAGACCTTATTTGTCTTTTACTCCGATAAACGATTTGAGCATCCGTTGTTATTTTGATAATGTTTTCGTTCGATCTACCGATAGGTTTCAACAGTTAATCGCCGGATTTCTTCTATCGTATAATTTCCTGCCAAAGAGCTGGATATATTTAGCCATAAACGATGTTCAAGATAGGCGCGATGAGTTCGATTCTACATTGAATTTATTGCCGAACAGAATGCATACAACAAACAGAGCAGGCGTTCTCAAAGTAAAGTATCTTTATTATTTTTGA